The Streptomyces sp. NBC_01268 genome segment TGGGGGTGCCGCCCTTCAGTCGTGTGCGGAGCGCAGGAGGTCAGCGGACGTCGACGTAGTCGCCCTTGCCGGCCGAGTCGAAGTGCGACGCGTCACCGACGTGGACGAGGGTGTACGTGCCGTCCACCGTGGTCCGTGCCTTCAGGGCCGTCTGGCCCGCGGCGTTGGTGTGCCCCCAGGCGACGGTCTTCCACGTCTTCGAACCCCACGCGGCGAACCGCAGCTGCACCGGCTGGTTGGCCAGCGGCTTCCAGCCGCCCTGGTCGTGCTGCACCGTGCCGCGCACCGTGACCACGCCGCCCTTGCGGATCGGCTCCGGCGTCGCGTCCACCGACAGGACGCGGGTGGAGGTCCGGGTCACGTGGAAGGTGCGGCTGACGGACTCCGCGTAGGAGTCCGAGGTGAGCGTCCGCAGCCGGAACCAGCCGCCCCTGGACGCCAGGCCGAAGCCGAACGCCCGCCGCACATCGGTGGAGAGCTGCGTCGAGGCGACCTTCTTCCAACCGGTCAGCCCGTCCGGGGACTGCTCCAGGAGCACCGTCTGCTGGGTCGTGTAGCCCGCCCAGTGCTCGTACGGGGAGCGGAACTGGCCGTACACGGCGAGCCGTCCGTCGCCGCCGAGCCGGTACCCCATCAGGGTCGTCCGGGTGTCCAGCGGCATGGCGAGCGGACCCGAGGCGTACAGCCCGTTCTGGAACATGCCCGTGCCCTGGACGCCCCACCCGGTGCTGTCCGGGCCCGGCGCGGCGACGAGCCGCACGGTGAACCGGCCGTCGGCGTCGGAACGCAGCGGCTTGCGGACCCCGTTGCCCAGGTACGCCTCCAGCGGCTCGTCGGCGACGGGCGTGCCGTCCACGGGATCGGTGACCCGGCCGGTGATCGTGACGGTCTCACCGTTCAGCGCGCGGGTCCGGTCGGCGGCGGCGGCGACCGTCATCTTCCTGGTCCGGATGTCGACGCTGTCGTAGATCCCGGCAGTGCCGTGCACCTCGTCGCTGTTCTCGCTGAACACCGCCCGGTACGCGTCCCAGCGCGTCCCCACCGCGACCGGCCCGGCGGCGAAGGTGCCGTCGGCGTCGGTCACGGCGGACCCGAGCGGCGTGTCGTCCGCCCAGCGCTCGACGGTCACGGAGCGCCCGGGCAGCGGGACCTGGTCGCCGGACCCCGGCTGGATGCCGGCCAGCGCGCCCGTCGGGTGCCCGTTCCGGTCGGCCCAGGTGGCGGCGCCGGCGTCGAAGCGGGTCAGGAGCGGACGCAGGGTGAAGTCGAGGGTGCCCGCGTCCGTGCGCGTGACGGTGTTGCCGAGCGAGTCGGTGGCCGTCACGTCGATCGCGTACCTGCCGAGCGCCGGGAGGGTGCCGCCGTCCTCGGTGAGCTTGAGCGTGGACTCCGGCGGCAGGGAGAACACGTTCCGGTCCGACGGGCTCGGGGCGAGCGAGGGCAGGTCGGCGAGGACGGCGTCGCCCCGGCGGATCCGGGCGGACACCGCGGTGACGGTGGCCTGTGGCGCGTCGGTCCACGCGGTCACCCGGAAGGTGCCGCGCAGGGTGTCGACGGTCTGGGCCCGGCCGATGCCCATGGTGGCGGGGGCCGGGGCGGGGTCCTCGGCGAGGGCGGGTGCCGCCCCGGCGCTCAGGGCGAGGACCGTGACGAGGGTGACGGCGGAGAGCCGCCGGAGGTCAGCGCGCATCGACATAGAAGTCCTTCGACTCGCTGTAGAAGTAGCCGGCCTTGGTCTGCGTGGCCAGACCCCAGGTGCCGTCGCCGTAGGTGACGGTGGTGACGCTGAAGGCGCCGGTGGAGCCGGTGGCGATGTTCTTCGCGGCCCAGTACCAGGTCCGCTCGCCCTTGGGCTTGACGTACAGCGTCACCCGCGCGCCGGGCATGGCCTTCCAGACGCCGTTCACCTTCTGCTGCACGACACCCTTGACGGTCATCTTTCCGTTGACCCGCGGCCGCGTGGGGCTGTAGGTGACGTTGACGATCCGGGTGGGGATGCGGGACAGGCGCACGTTCGTGCTGTTCCTGGCGACGAAGCGGTCGCTCTCCGGGTGGTAGATCCGGTAGACCGCGTTGACGTAGCCCCAGGTGCCGAAGTCGTACCAGCAACCGGTGTCGACATAGCCGGACTTCAGGGTGCGGAAGGTGCGGCCGTTGTCCAGGGAGACCTGGAGGGCGACCCAGTCGGGCTTGGTGTCGCAGTAGCGGGTGCCGGTGCCGAGCCGTCCGCGGGCCTTCACCCAGCCGTACTCGTCCAGGGTCATGGTGGCGCTGGAGTACGCGAGTTGCTGCGGCACCGCGATCTCCGCGGTGTCGTACACGTGGGTCGTCCGCAGCGCGAAGTAGACGGACGGCTTCGGCAGCGTGTACAGCCGGGCCGTCGCGTACTGGACCCGGGCCGGGTAGGCGAAGGAGCCGTCCGACGCCGTGTCGCCGCCGCCGAGCGGGGTGACCGGGTCGGTGGACGGGTACGGCTCGGTGCCGGCGGTGACGACCGGGACGCCGGCGAAGCCCTGCCAGCCCTCCTCGGTCAGCCGCTCCACACGGCCCGAGACCTTGACGTCCGTACCGGCGGGGACGCGGTACTTGCCGGCGTCCGAGGTGACCCGGTACGTCAGCTTCTCCACGCCCACGGCGGGCAGACGGCGCGCCGCCCCCGGGTCGGTGTCGGCGGTCGCGGCGACGACCTCGGCCGTGCCGCCGGTGATCTCGTCGTCCGCGGTGAAGGGCACCGAGAAGGTGCCGTCGGCGGCGGTCGCGACGGTGGTGGTCCGGGACCGGGGCTTGGAGAAGGCGTCGCTGAGGTTCAGCACGACCTTGACCGGGGTGCCCTCGGCGGCCGGGCCGGTGGTGTCCGTGGCCGGGTTCCAGGTGGTGGCCGTACCGGACAGGACGACGTTCCGGCTGTCGTAGCTGGTGGTCGTGCGGTCGAAGGAGGCGGCGGAGACCCCGGTGTGCAGCCGGTAGCCGAAGCTGCCGCCGGTCCAGCGCTGTACGGTGCCGCCGGGCAGCCGGTAGTCGACGGCGAGCGGGTAGTCCCCGAGGGCGGTGCCCTCGGGGAGCCGGATCGGAGCGTCGGTGGTCCAGGCCGAGTAGGCCGAAAGCGAGAGCTCGTCCGTCGAGGCGAGCACGGTGGCGTCCGGGGCGGCCGAGGCGAGGACGCTCACCTTGATCCACAGGGCGTCGTCCGGCAGTCCGACGGTCAGCCGGCCGTCGTCCAGGGTCGTGGTGCGGCCGACGGTGGCGGCGTACGCGGTCGGGGCCGCGACGGCGGCGGGCAGGGCGACGCCCGCCGACAGGGCGAAAACGGTGGCCGCACGCACGAGGGCATGCGGCAAGGTGCGCTTCGAGCGCATCAGAGGGACCCCCCACAGGTCGAAAAAGACGCGGCGCTCGGTGGCGCGTGATGATCGCGGGCCGCGTGGACAGCACGATAGCGCTAGATCGTTGAACGTGTTCACTGGATTGCCTGTTCGCCGCCGCAGTCCGGCAGGGGCATCCTGAGAGGAGAGCCCGGCGCCCTCAGGCAGTGGCCTCCGGGCAGCGGTCGGACGGGAGAGCGCGATGATCACGCTGCTGACGACACCGGCGGAACGCGAGCTGGTCATCACCCGCACCTTCGAGGCGCCCGTGAGCCGGGTGTGGGAGGCCTGGACGCGGACCGAGCACGTGCGGGCCTGGTACGGAGTGGCGGGGCTGACCATGTCCGTCTGCGAGATCGACCTGCGGCCGGGCGGCGCGTGGCGCTGGGGCCAGCGCACCCCGGACGGCCAGGAGATCGTCTTCTCGGGCGCGTACGAGGAGATCGTCCCGGCCGAGCGGCTCGTCTACTCGGAGCACTTCGAGCAGATGCCGGACGCCGAGCCGGTCCGCGTCGTCCTCGCCTTCGACGCCACCCCCGACGGCGGCACGGCGCTGACCAGCACCTCCTTCTGGCCGTCCACGGAGATCCGGGACCAGGCGCTGGCCGCGGGCATGGAGGCGGGGGTGAAGGAGCAGTACGACCGGCTGGCCGACCACCTCCGCAGGATGTGACCGCCCTGGAGGTCCCGCGGCTGACGGCGGACGGGCTGCTGCTGCGCCCCTGGGAGCTGGCGGACCTGCCGCTGGTCCGCGAGGCGTCGGCCGACCCGTACATACCGCTGATCACGACCGTCCCGCCGGTCTGGTCGCGGGCGGCGGGCGAGGCGTTCGTGCGGCGCCAGTGGGCCCGCGCGCAGAGCGGCGCGGGCTACCCCTTCGTCATCGCCCGCACCTCCGACGCGCGCCCCCTCGGCACGATCGGCCTGTGGCTCCGCGACCTCCCCGAGGGGCGCGCGACCCTCGGCTACTGGCTCGCCCCGCACGCCCGGGGCAACGGCACCGCCGCCCGTGCCCTCGCCGCCCTCACCGCCTGGGCCACCACCGAACTCCGCGTCCCCCGACTCCAGCTCCTCGTCGAACCCTGGAACGAGCCCTCGGCCCGCACGGCCGAACGGGCCGGGTTCGTACGGGAGGGGGTGCTGCGGGGGTGGCAGGAAGTGGGCGGGGTGCGGCGGGACATGGTGATGTACGGGCGGGTGGCCGGCCCCCGCGCGGGAGGCGCGGCCGGATCTCAGAGCGCGGGCAGCTCGTAGCGCAGCAGGGCGCGGGCCATGGGCTCGCCGGTGCGCCGGGCGTGCGCGGCGCGTGCCTTGACCTCGCGGAGCGTGCGGGGGCGCCAACCGGGGCCGCCGCAGCAGCTCTTGTGGAAACCGATGCCCGCGTTCAGCAGGACCGACAGCGCCCGCCAGGCCGCCACGTCCCGCCGCCGGGGCGGCGCGAACGCGGAGCCGGCGTGGATCATCACCCGCGCGCAGCGCGGACACCGCCGCTCCCGGGTGATGTCGAGGTACGGCTGCTTGTACGACGCCCGACACGGCAGACAGACGAACGAGGTCTTGGCATAGCCCATGGGCGCAGCGTAGAAGGTGCCGCGACCCGACCACCATCGGGATTCGGCTCCCACGCGTCAGCCCCGGCGGAACAGCCCGGTCCAGGGGGTGTCTTGTCCCGTCACTCCGTTCCGTCCCGTTGTCCCTCCGGGCCCGCCAGCAGGCCCGTGTCCTGGCCCGCGCGCTCCAGGGACGCCGTCACGAAGCCGTTCGCCTTCAGTTCCTCGATCGTCGCGCGGAGGAACGCGACCGTCTCCGCGGAGCGCGTCACCGGGGTGCCGACGGCCTGGCGGATCTGCATGAAGCGGGGGTCGAGGAGGCGGACCTCCGGGTGGGCGGCCGCGTACGCGGTCATCGGCTGGCGGATGCCCGCGCCCGCCTCCAGGCCCTGCGCCGCGAACGTGTCGACGCCCTCCTCGCCGCGCACCAGTTCCGCGTGGCGCAGGGTGCGGGTGAGGTAGAGGTCGTACGCGGAGCCCGCCTTCACCCCGATGCGGACGCCCGGGGCGTCCACCTCCTCGGGGCTCGTCAGGGCGGAGTCGCGCGGCACCGCGTACACGCCCTCGATGACGACGTACGGAGCCGTGAACGCGACCTCCGCCTCCCGCGCCGGCTCGACGGCGAGGAAGCAGAGGTCGGCGCGGCCGGTCGCCATCGCCTCGTACGACTTGCGCGCCGCGTCGAAGCAGAGCAGCTCCACCGGTACGCCGAGCCGGGCGCCGATCTCGCGGGCCAGGTCCACGGTGATGCCGGCGGGCGCCTCCGGGGTGCCCTGGGCCAGGACCGGGTTGCCCAGGTTGATCGAGGCGCGCAGGGTGCCGGTCGGGGCCAGGTCCCGGACGAGGGCGGGCGTTGTCGTCACAGAGGTCATGGGGCCGGAGTGTAGAGCCCGGGGGGTGGGTTTCGGCAGGTCAGGCGGGTGGGGCGGGGAGTCGTACGGGTACGGGGGCGCCGTCACGGACCCGTCGGGGCGTGCGCCTCCGCCAGGCGGGACAGGTCCTCGTCCGTCAGCCGCAGCGCGCCCGCCGCCACGTTGGCCGTCAGGTGGCCGAGGTCGCCGGTGCCGGGGATGGCGAGCAGGTGGGGGCCCTGGTGGAGGGTCCAGGCGAGGCGGATCTGGGCCGGGGACGCCCCGTGCTCCCGGGCCACGGCCAGGATCGCGTCCGGCTCCGCGGCGGCCGTCGTGCCCGCCTCCCGGCCCGCCGCGGCGATCGAGTAGAACGGCACGAACGCGATGCCCTGTTCGCCGCAGTGGCGGACGAACTCGGTGTACTCCGGGCGCACTCCGATCCCGTACATGTTCTGCACGCACACCACGGGCGCTATCCTCCGCGCC includes the following:
- a CDS encoding SRPBCC domain-containing protein; this encodes MITLLTTPAERELVITRTFEAPVSRVWEAWTRTEHVRAWYGVAGLTMSVCEIDLRPGGAWRWGQRTPDGQEIVFSGAYEEIVPAERLVYSEHFEQMPDAEPVRVVLAFDATPDGGTALTSTSFWPSTEIRDQALAAGMEAGVKEQYDRLADHLRRM
- a CDS encoding GNAT family N-acetyltransferase, whose protein sequence is MTALEVPRLTADGLLLRPWELADLPLVREASADPYIPLITTVPPVWSRAAGEAFVRRQWARAQSGAGYPFVIARTSDARPLGTIGLWLRDLPEGRATLGYWLAPHARGNGTAARALAALTAWATTELRVPRLQLLVEPWNEPSARTAERAGFVREGVLRGWQEVGGVRRDMVMYGRVAGPRAGGAAGSQSAGSS
- a CDS encoding deoxyxylulose-5-phosphate synthase, with amino-acid sequence MGYAKTSFVCLPCRASYKQPYLDITRERRCPRCARVMIHAGSAFAPPRRRDVAAWRALSVLLNAGIGFHKSCCGGPGWRPRTLREVKARAAHARRTGEPMARALLRYELPAL
- a CDS encoding transporter substrate-binding domain-containing protein — its product is MTSVTTTPALVRDLAPTGTLRASINLGNPVLAQGTPEAPAGITVDLAREIGARLGVPVELLCFDAARKSYEAMATGRADLCFLAVEPAREAEVAFTAPYVVIEGVYAVPRDSALTSPEEVDAPGVRIGVKAGSAYDLYLTRTLRHAELVRGEEGVDTFAAQGLEAGAGIRQPMTAYAAAHPEVRLLDPRFMQIRQAVGTPVTRSAETVAFLRATIEELKANGFVTASLERAGQDTGLLAGPEGQRDGTE